Proteins encoded within one genomic window of Candidatus Scalindua japonica:
- a CDS encoding Bax inhibitor-1/YccA family protein — protein sequence MIARTANPALNKNTFSQVRGFSLKDNLMTLQGTVNKTGILLFLALLSAMWVWRQFFIYEAPQISLYIMGGAIGGFIAAMVAIFKPTTAPIVAPIYALLEGLFLGGISSFMEARFPGIVLQAVGLTFGTLFALLFAYKSGLIRATENFKLGVTAATGGIFLMYMMSFILGFFGMSVPFLHGNGIIGIGVSGFIVVIAALNLVLDFDFIEHGVEQGAPKFMEWRAALGLMITLVWLYIEILHLLSKLRSRE from the coding sequence ATGATAGCGAGGACAGCAAATCCGGCTTTAAACAAAAATACTTTTTCTCAAGTTAGAGGCTTTTCGCTGAAAGATAATTTGATGACGCTTCAAGGAACAGTTAACAAGACTGGTATATTGCTGTTTCTTGCATTGTTGTCCGCGATGTGGGTATGGCGTCAATTTTTCATTTACGAAGCACCTCAAATTTCATTGTATATAATGGGAGGAGCAATTGGAGGTTTCATTGCCGCAATGGTAGCGATCTTCAAACCAACGACAGCACCAATAGTAGCGCCGATTTATGCTTTATTGGAAGGATTATTTTTAGGCGGAATTTCTTCTTTTATGGAAGCACGTTTCCCGGGAATAGTGCTCCAGGCTGTAGGGCTTACTTTTGGAACTTTATTTGCACTTTTGTTTGCTTATAAATCCGGATTAATTAGGGCAACTGAAAATTTTAAGCTTGGCGTCACGGCAGCAACGGGTGGAATTTTCCTGATGTACATGATGAGCTTTATCCTTGGTTTTTTTGGAATGAGTGTCCCATTCCTTCATGGCAACGGTATTATTGGAATTGGTGTTAGTGGTTTCATTGTTGTTATTGCGGCCCTTAATCTGGTCCTTGATTTTGACTTTATTGAACATGGAGTGGAGCAGGGGGCCCCCAAATTTATGGAATGGAGGGCTGCACTGGGACTTATGATCACTCTTGTCTGGCTATACATTGAAATCCTCCATCTCCTATCCAAGTTGAGAAGCCGGGAGTAG